From the genome of Chlorocebus sabaeus isolate Y175 chromosome 2, mChlSab1.0.hap1, whole genome shotgun sequence, one region includes:
- the LOC119621426 gene encoding keratin-associated protein 26-1-like, with translation MSCPNYCSGNCSSGSLRTSCHIPLTSIALCPTNVSCGDVLCLPTSCQDPTWLTDNCQETCGEPTSCQPAHCETGNLETSCGSSTAYYVPRPCQGSSFLPASSFISSSCLPLSCRPQSYVSSGYRPLRLLLNSYQPIGGCVPSGCRPQSCFSNSCQPQNLLTSGCRPSSCLAYGPQTLHVVSSSLRPLRPLFSGCQPLTHVFNTCRPSCSGLCNQ, from the coding sequence ATGTCTTGCCCCAACTACTGCTCTGGAAACTGCAGCTCAGGATCTCTCAGAACCTCCTGCCATATTCCTCTCACCTCCATCGCCCTCTGCCCTACCAACGTCAGCTGTGGAGATGTCCTCTGCTTACCCACTAGCTGTCAAGACCCTACCTGGCTCACAGACAACTGCCAAGAGACCTGTGGTGAACCAACCAGCTGCCAGCCGGCCCACTGTGAGACCGGCAACCTCGAAACCTCTTGCGGTTCTTCCACTGCCTACTACGTGCCCAGGCCCTGCCAAGGAAGCAgttttcttcctgcttcttctttcATCTCCAGCTCCTGCCTTCCACTATCCTGTAGACCACAGAGCTACGTGTCCAGCGGCTATCGTCCACTGAGGCTGCTGCTCAATAGTTACCAGCCCATAGGAGGCTGTGTGCCCAGTGGCTGTCGCCCCCAATCCTGCTTCTCCAACAGTTGCCAGCCCCAAAACCTCCTCACTTCTGGATGCCGACCCTCGAGTTGCTTAGCCTATGGTCCTCAAACTCTTCACGTTGTGTCCAGCAGCCTCAGacctctgaggcctctgttcagtGGTTGCCAACCTCTGACCCATGTGTTCAACACGTGTCGTCCATCTTGCTCTGGACTGTGCAACCAGTAG